In Anaerolineae bacterium, a single genomic region encodes these proteins:
- a CDS encoding glycosyltransferase, with translation MNEAQNIQKLLASLVKQTRPPDEVIFVDGGSTDDTVAILEQYAAEYELPLRIIVAPGANISRGRNIAIAAAAGPVIAGTDVGVRLDEHWLEALLKPFQAGSTAVVSGFFLPDPQNVFEVAMGATVLPAISDVNPVTFLPSSRSIAFLKSSWQAVGGYPEWLDFCEDLIFDFCLRDKVGPFAFAPEAIVYFRPRSTLRAFFKQYYQYARGDGKADLWRKRHAVRYLTYGVALPLLLMLAVIASPMWLLLGVILGGWGMFYTPYRRLPLWWNSLSISEKLQAICWVPIIRISGDAAKMIGYPVGWKWRLKHLPTQPELRWKYQTET, from the coding sequence TTGAATGAAGCTCAAAACATTCAAAAATTATTGGCTTCCCTGGTTAAGCAGACTCGTCCTCCAGATGAGGTTATTTTTGTTGATGGTGGTTCAACCGATGATACCGTGGCTATTTTGGAGCAGTATGCCGCCGAATATGAACTGCCCTTACGCATCATCGTGGCCCCAGGAGCCAATATCAGTCGGGGCCGCAATATAGCCATTGCCGCCGCAGCCGGCCCCGTTATTGCCGGCACGGATGTTGGGGTTAGGTTAGATGAACATTGGTTAGAAGCGTTGCTCAAACCTTTTCAGGCAGGTAGCACAGCGGTGGTGTCTGGCTTTTTTTTGCCCGACCCGCAGAATGTTTTTGAAGTGGCGATGGGAGCAACCGTGTTGCCGGCCATTTCAGACGTCAATCCGGTCACCTTTTTGCCCAGCAGTCGTTCAATTGCTTTTTTGAAATCAAGCTGGCAGGCTGTTGGGGGGTATCCTGAGTGGTTGGATTTTTGTGAGGACCTCATTTTTGATTTCTGTTTAAGGGATAAAGTGGGACCATTTGCCTTTGCGCCCGAGGCCATTGTTTACTTTCGGCCTCGCAGCACTTTACGGGCCTTTTTTAAACAATATTATCAGTATGCTCGCGGTGATGGCAAGGCTGATTTATGGCGCAAGCGGCACGCCGTTCGTTATCTCACCTACGGAGTGGCCTTGCCCTTGTTGTTGATGTTGGCAGTTATTGCCTCGCCGATGTGGCTGTTGTTAGGCGTAATCCTGGGAGGTTGGGGTATGTTTTATACCCCTTATCGGCGGCTGCCGTTGTGGTGGAATTCGCTTTCAATAAGTGAGAAGTTGCAGGCAATTTGTTGGGTACCGATCATCAGAATTAGCGGCGATGCGGCCAAAATGATCGGCTATCCGGTGGGGTGGAAATGGCGCCTGAAACACCTCCCCACCCAACCCGAACTGCGTTGGAAATATCAGACCGAAACTTGA